A window of Megalopta genalis isolate 19385.01 unplaced genomic scaffold, iyMegGena1_principal scaffold0082, whole genome shotgun sequence contains these coding sequences:
- the LOC143261997 gene encoding uncharacterized protein LOC143261997, which translates to MECSRTNTESCIEWGSIEGGEIEFESLTEDTLEGALQVIRKSFFPNESICKAVNLISAPCSVRALEELCVEIAKDGVSIVAVDVKTGEVVGVVLNKIKILRDHPMPRDPVTNPRRPCGRPPFRRHRPVLWRPCQKSWLERFKDNCVHHRARGYVDFLIAIHSKINLFKYYNIDCIMELMFLATLPEMQQRKIGEGLVSVSVEVANALNNGQQVKVPISDTGINSVIHNFLSIPNFPICVQGLSAVCLRHQLLEG; encoded by the exons ttccagaactaatactgaatcctgcattgagtggggctccatagaaggtggagaaatcgagttcgagtctctgacggaggatactttggagggagcattacaagtaataaggaaaagctttttccccaacgagagcatctgcaaagccgtaaatctgatatcggcgccttgtagcgtcagagcgctcgaggagctctgtgtggaaattgctaaagacggtgtcagcattgttgcagtcgacgtcaagactggggaagttgttggtgttgttctcaataaaattaagatattgagagatcatccgatgccgagagatcctgtaactaacccgcgacgtccgtgtgggcgcccaccgtttcgtcgacatcgcccggtcctctggcgaccttgccaaaagagttggcttgaaagattcaaggataattgcgtacatcaccgggccaggggctacgtagattttctgattgctatacacagcaagataaatttattcaaatattataatattgattgtattatggagttgatgttcctggctacgctgccggagatgcagcagcgaaaaattggcgagggcttagtgtccgtgtccgtggaggttgccaatgcgctgaataatggacagcaagtgaaagtaccgatatctgacactggaattaatagcgtgatccataattttctgagcataccgaa CTTCCCAATATGCGTGCAAGGGTTGAGTGCGGTATGTTTAAGGCATCAGTTACTAGAAGGGTGA